Proteins encoded within one genomic window of Amycolatopsis sp. 2-15:
- the surE gene encoding 5'/3'-nucleotidase SurE, giving the protein MRVLLTNDDGIEAPGLLALAHALRDAGHDLVVAAPAGDSSGSGTSLGAIDHGTIVACEPHALPGLDGVPAHRVSAPPAFAVLAACFGALGPPPDVVVAGINDGHNTGRSVLHSSTVGAALTASTAGRSALAVSCGDRPGARFDTAAAVGVAVLDWLVAHAPKRTVLNVNVPDVDLGDLRGVRWARLGRVGSSGLMIKPAADGLRLERFPTAQDVLSLDEHADTDAALVAARCVAVTGLLGGPREVSDLGSLEGVLPVG; this is encoded by the coding sequence GTGCGGGTACTGCTCACGAACGACGACGGCATCGAAGCCCCGGGCCTGCTCGCGCTGGCCCACGCCCTGCGGGACGCGGGGCACGACCTCGTCGTGGCCGCGCCCGCGGGGGACAGCAGCGGCAGCGGCACGTCGCTGGGCGCCATCGACCACGGCACGATCGTCGCGTGCGAGCCGCACGCGCTGCCCGGCCTCGACGGCGTGCCGGCGCACCGCGTGTCGGCGCCACCGGCGTTCGCCGTGCTCGCGGCCTGCTTCGGCGCCCTCGGCCCGCCGCCCGACGTGGTGGTCGCGGGCATCAACGACGGCCACAACACCGGCCGTTCCGTGCTGCACTCCAGCACCGTCGGCGCGGCGCTCACCGCGTCGACCGCCGGCCGCTCCGCGCTCGCAGTGAGCTGCGGCGACCGCCCGGGCGCGCGCTTCGACACGGCCGCGGCGGTGGGCGTCGCCGTGCTCGACTGGCTGGTCGCCCACGCGCCCAAACGCACCGTGCTGAACGTGAACGTGCCCGACGTCGACCTCGGCGACCTGCGCGGCGTCCGCTGGGCCCGGCTCGGCCGCGTGGGCTCGTCGGGCCTGATGATCAAACCCGCCGCCGACGGCCTGCGCCTGGAACGCTTCCCGACGGCCCAGGACGTGCTGTCCCTGGACGAGCACGCCGACACCGACGCCGCCCTGGTGGCCGCCCGGTGCGTCGCGGTGACGGGGCTGCTGGGCGGTCCGCGGGAGGTCTCGGACCTGGGTTCGCTGGAGGGCGTGCTGCCTGTCGGCTGA
- a CDS encoding ferredoxin: MNVEVDPVLCESHGQCEFAAPEVFSLDDEAVLHIDLGPVANLREAVHRAARACPTRAIRIAE, encoded by the coding sequence GTGAACGTCGAAGTCGACCCGGTCCTGTGCGAAAGCCACGGGCAGTGCGAGTTCGCCGCGCCCGAGGTGTTCAGCCTCGACGACGAAGCCGTGTTGCACATCGACCTCGGGCCGGTCGCGAACCTGCGCGAAGCGGTGCACCGCGCCGCCCGCGCCTGCCCCACCCGCGCGATCCGGATCGCGGAGTAG
- a CDS encoding indolepyruvate ferredoxin oxidoreductase family protein: MLTEPVSLDDKYVADHGRALISGVQALVRLTLEQRRLDEARGLDTRVFVSGYQGSPLGGLDQELGRARKFLDPAGIVFRPGVNEELAATAVAGTQLLGNVPGRRHAGVTGFWYGKNPGLDRAADAIRHGTLAGTASLGGAVAWIGDDPACKSSTVPSSCEPMAQSLAMPLLAPGSVAEIIEFGLHAVALSRASGLWTGLKIVADIADASATVDMDTLAHGIPMPPATIRPTGSALVGAPALDAEHDMFTRRLDLARAYARATGLNRVTFTARAAKLGVLASGTGYAVVQRALQDLGLDEAAMEALGLRLIRLAMPYPVDADVLAELTEGLDEVLVVEDKVPFLEGHLKEALYRRPGAPNVVGRHDETGRPLLTGRGQLIAEDVAKALVKRIEAVVGPDRLPRTAAVHLDAITPPRPARIALPTATAPRTPFFCSGCPHNVSTRTGDDTLVGVGIGCHAMVAIDGAGRGHQIGLTQMGGEGAQWLGLAPFTDDRHFVQNLGDGTFHHSGSLAIRAAVAGGVTMTYKLLYNDAVAMTGGQRAEGRLDVPAITRLLAVEGVRRIVITTESPADYRGVTLDPIASVRHRDDFAEVEAELAATDGVTVLIHDDRCAAEERRLRKRGQLPTPAERVVVNERVCEGCGDCGDVSTCLSVRPVETEFGAKTRIHQSSCNSDFTCLKGDCPSFLLVTPGTKKPRREVPELPVALAEPVARLSEVDTVLMRMPGIGGTGVVTISAVLQMAAHLDGRFAAGLEQTGLAQKGGPVVSDIRISKSPVTGSLRASRATADVLVGFDLLGAADAGNLATARAGHTVAVVNTALVPTAAMVTHRVVLPGSNDDALEKIGAVTRDLVALDANELAEELFGDHMPANMLLIGAAYQHGVVPISADAIEAAIRLNGTAVEKTLAAFRWGRAAVVDPAAVRAAAIAPAVAEVPVDAVAATIAAGDFEQVLAPRVADLIGFQDETLARRYATQVRQLAAEAAERTDADTGARIAAAYARGLHKLLAYKDEYEVARLHLDPVEQARRDAEFGADADVAVLLHPPVLRAMGIKRKIRLRGRTATVAFRTLRGARRLRGTRADVFGYAKVRRVERALPGEYQHLVERALAHLTPKTADAFIELAELPDVVRGYEDIKLANVETFRTRAAELLATITA, encoded by the coding sequence GTGCTCACCGAACCGGTTTCGCTGGACGACAAGTACGTCGCCGATCACGGGCGAGCACTGATCTCCGGCGTCCAGGCGCTCGTGCGGCTCACGCTCGAGCAGCGCCGGCTCGACGAGGCCCGCGGCCTCGACACGCGTGTGTTCGTCTCCGGCTACCAGGGTTCCCCGCTCGGCGGGCTGGATCAAGAGCTCGGGCGCGCCAGGAAGTTCCTCGACCCGGCCGGGATCGTGTTCCGGCCCGGGGTGAACGAGGAGCTGGCCGCGACCGCCGTCGCCGGCACGCAGCTGCTCGGCAACGTCCCCGGCCGTCGCCACGCCGGCGTCACCGGCTTCTGGTACGGCAAGAACCCGGGGCTGGACCGCGCGGCCGATGCGATCCGCCACGGCACGCTCGCCGGCACGGCCTCGCTCGGCGGCGCGGTGGCGTGGATCGGCGACGACCCGGCGTGCAAGTCCTCGACCGTGCCCAGCTCGTGCGAGCCGATGGCGCAGAGCCTGGCGATGCCGCTGCTCGCGCCCGGCAGCGTCGCCGAGATCATCGAGTTCGGCCTGCACGCGGTCGCCCTCTCGCGGGCGAGCGGGCTGTGGACCGGTCTGAAGATCGTCGCGGACATCGCCGACGCGTCGGCCACCGTCGACATGGACACCCTCGCCCACGGCATCCCGATGCCGCCGGCGACCATCCGGCCGACCGGGTCCGCGCTGGTCGGCGCGCCCGCGCTCGACGCCGAACACGACATGTTCACCCGCCGCCTCGATCTGGCCCGCGCGTACGCGCGCGCGACCGGCCTCAACCGGGTCACCTTCACCGCCCGCGCGGCCAAGCTCGGCGTGCTCGCCTCGGGCACCGGCTACGCCGTGGTGCAGCGCGCGCTGCAGGACCTCGGGCTCGACGAGGCCGCCATGGAAGCGCTCGGCCTGCGGCTGATCCGCCTCGCCATGCCCTATCCCGTCGACGCCGACGTGCTGGCCGAGCTCACCGAGGGCCTCGACGAGGTGCTCGTGGTCGAGGACAAGGTGCCGTTCCTCGAAGGCCACCTCAAGGAGGCCCTCTACCGCCGCCCGGGCGCGCCGAACGTCGTCGGCCGCCACGACGAGACCGGCCGGCCGCTGCTCACCGGCCGGGGCCAGCTCATCGCGGAAGACGTGGCGAAGGCGCTGGTCAAGCGCATCGAAGCCGTCGTCGGCCCGGACCGGCTGCCGCGTACCGCGGCCGTGCACCTCGACGCGATCACGCCGCCGCGCCCGGCGCGCATCGCGCTGCCCACCGCCACCGCGCCGCGCACGCCGTTCTTCTGCTCCGGCTGCCCGCACAACGTCTCCACGCGCACCGGCGACGACACCCTCGTCGGCGTCGGCATCGGCTGCCACGCGATGGTGGCCATCGACGGCGCGGGCCGCGGTCACCAGATCGGCCTCACACAGATGGGCGGCGAGGGCGCGCAGTGGCTCGGCCTCGCGCCGTTCACCGACGACCGCCACTTCGTGCAGAACCTCGGCGACGGCACGTTCCACCACTCCGGCTCGCTCGCCATCCGCGCGGCCGTGGCCGGCGGCGTGACCATGACGTACAAGCTGCTCTACAACGACGCCGTCGCCATGACCGGCGGCCAGCGCGCCGAGGGCCGCCTCGACGTCCCCGCCATCACGCGCCTGCTGGCCGTCGAAGGCGTGCGCCGGATCGTGATCACCACCGAGAGCCCGGCCGACTACCGCGGCGTGACACTCGACCCGATCGCGTCGGTGCGCCACCGCGACGACTTCGCCGAGGTGGAGGCCGAGCTGGCCGCGACCGACGGCGTCACCGTGCTGATCCACGACGACCGGTGCGCGGCCGAGGAACGGCGGCTGCGCAAGCGCGGGCAGCTGCCGACGCCGGCCGAGCGCGTGGTGGTCAACGAGCGCGTGTGCGAGGGCTGCGGCGACTGCGGTGACGTGTCCACCTGCCTGTCGGTGCGGCCGGTCGAGACGGAGTTCGGCGCCAAGACGCGCATCCACCAGTCCTCGTGCAACAGCGACTTCACCTGCCTCAAGGGCGACTGCCCGTCGTTCCTGCTCGTGACGCCCGGCACGAAGAAGCCGCGCCGCGAGGTACCCGAACTTCCCGTGGCGCTGGCGGAACCGGTGGCCCGACTGTCCGAAGTGGACACCGTGCTGATGCGGATGCCCGGCATCGGCGGCACGGGCGTGGTCACGATCTCGGCCGTGCTGCAGATGGCCGCGCACCTCGACGGCCGCTTCGCCGCAGGCCTGGAACAGACCGGCCTGGCGCAGAAGGGCGGCCCGGTCGTCTCCGACATCCGGATCTCCAAGTCGCCGGTCACCGGCTCGCTGCGGGCCTCGCGCGCGACCGCCGACGTGCTCGTCGGCTTCGACCTGCTGGGCGCCGCCGACGCGGGTAACCTCGCCACCGCGCGGGCGGGCCACACCGTCGCCGTGGTCAACACGGCGCTGGTGCCCACGGCCGCGATGGTCACCCACCGCGTGGTGCTGCCCGGTTCGAACGACGACGCGCTGGAGAAGATCGGCGCGGTCACCCGGGACCTCGTGGCGCTCGACGCGAACGAGCTGGCCGAGGAGCTCTTCGGCGACCACATGCCGGCCAACATGCTGCTCATCGGCGCGGCCTACCAGCACGGCGTGGTGCCGATCTCGGCCGACGCGATCGAGGCGGCGATCCGGCTCAACGGCACGGCCGTGGAGAAGACGCTGGCGGCGTTCCGCTGGGGCCGCGCCGCGGTCGTCGACCCGGCCGCCGTGCGGGCCGCCGCGATCGCCCCGGCCGTCGCGGAGGTGCCGGTGGACGCCGTGGCCGCGACGATCGCCGCCGGTGACTTCGAGCAGGTGCTGGCGCCGCGCGTCGCGGACCTGATCGGCTTCCAGGACGAGACACTCGCGCGCCGCTATGCCACCCAGGTCCGGCAGCTCGCCGCGGAGGCGGCCGAGCGCACGGACGCGGACACCGGCGCCCGCATCGCCGCCGCGTACGCGCGCGGGCTGCACAAACTGCTGGCGTACAAGGACGAGTATGAGGTCGCGCGCCTGCACCTCGACCCGGTCGAGCAGGCGCGCCGCGATGCGGAGTTCGGCGCGGACGCCGACGTCGCCGTGCTGCTGCACCCGCCCGTGCTGCGCGCGATGGGCATCAAGCGGAAGATCCGCCTGCGCGGGCGCACCGCCACGGTGGCCTTCCGCACGCTTCGCGGCGCGCGCCGCCTGCGGGGCACCCGGGCCGACGTGTTCGGTTACGCGAAGGTCCGCCGTGTCGAGCGCGCGCTGCCGGGGGAGTACCAGCACCTCGTGGAGCGCGCGCTCGCCCACCTGACCCCGAAGACGGCCGACGCGTTCATCGAGCTCGCCGAGCTGCCCGACGTGGTCCGCGGCTACGAGGACATCAAACTCGCCAACGTCGAGACCTTCCGCACCCGCGCGGCGGAGCTGCTGGCCACGATCACCGCCTGA
- a CDS encoding GNAT family N-acetyltransferase has product MKQIRLRAAEPHEADDITALARRSKAYWGYDQVFLDRVNDVLTVWPEQVRDEQVVVAERDGTMLGYYRLVGEPPDGELADLFIEPGAIGTGLGRRLWEHATNSAGERGFRALELESDPHAESFYLHMAAHRVGEREAAPGRWLPIMRIDLDLTHPH; this is encoded by the coding sequence ATGAAGCAAATACGACTGCGCGCGGCTGAACCTCACGAAGCGGACGACATCACGGCGTTGGCGCGTCGTTCAAAGGCGTACTGGGGCTACGACCAGGTGTTTCTTGACCGTGTCAATGACGTGCTGACTGTGTGGCCGGAGCAGGTCCGCGATGAACAGGTTGTTGTCGCCGAACGTGATGGCACGATGCTCGGCTATTACCGGCTCGTCGGCGAGCCGCCTGACGGTGAGCTGGCCGACTTGTTCATCGAGCCCGGCGCGATCGGCACAGGCCTGGGCCGCAGGCTGTGGGAACACGCCACGAACTCGGCCGGAGAACGCGGATTTCGCGCTCTGGAGCTGGAATCCGATCCCCACGCGGAGTCGTTCTATCTGCACATGGCTGCCCACCGCGTGGGCGAACGTGAGGCCGCACCGGGACGCTGGTTGCCCATCATGAGAATCGATCTTGACCTCACTCACCCACACTGA
- a CDS encoding GNAT family N-acetyltransferase, translated as MAEIRELTADDWRAWRALRHIALSESPNAFGARLTDWQGEGDTEARWRGRLTDLPFNVLASVDGRDAGMASGTAPDDAGVVDLQTMYVAPSARGHGVGDALIEAVTAWATSQGANSVRLQVFEDNAAAIALYRRCGFLDDGTVQYRRRALKMVRGLRHPSRSA; from the coding sequence GTGGCAGAGATCCGGGAACTGACGGCGGACGACTGGCGCGCGTGGCGGGCCCTGCGGCACATCGCGTTGTCCGAGTCGCCGAACGCGTTCGGCGCGCGGCTCACCGACTGGCAGGGCGAGGGCGACACCGAGGCGCGCTGGCGCGGGCGGCTCACGGACCTGCCCTTCAACGTGCTCGCCTCCGTCGACGGGCGCGACGCGGGCATGGCCAGCGGCACGGCACCCGACGACGCCGGCGTGGTGGACCTGCAGACGATGTACGTGGCCCCATCCGCCCGCGGCCACGGCGTCGGCGACGCCCTCATCGAGGCGGTCACCGCGTGGGCCACGAGCCAGGGCGCGAACTCCGTGCGGCTGCAGGTCTTCGAGGACAACGCGGCGGCCATCGCCCTCTACCGCCGGTGCGGGTTCCTCGACGACGGCACGGTGCAGTACCGCCGACGGGCGCTGAAGATGGTGCGGGGTCTCAGGCACCCGTCACGGTCGGCATAG
- a CDS encoding Lrp/AsnC family transcriptional regulator — MAGVDDIDLRLVEFLRLDGRRSYADMAAEVGLSLPAVKRRVDRLQTTGVITGFTAQIDYTKLGWNIEAFTELRYTGRTRPPDIERLARDLPEVQAVYLIAGDPDALCHIRARDVTHLRQVIDAIRVSGGVVGTKTFITLGSSTEAVV, encoded by the coding sequence ATGGCCGGCGTCGACGACATCGACCTGCGCCTCGTGGAGTTCCTCCGCCTCGACGGCCGGCGCTCGTATGCGGACATGGCCGCCGAAGTCGGACTTTCCCTGCCCGCCGTGAAGCGCCGCGTCGACCGCCTGCAGACCACCGGCGTGATCACCGGCTTCACCGCGCAGATCGACTACACCAAGCTGGGCTGGAACATCGAGGCCTTCACCGAGCTGCGTTACACCGGCCGCACGCGGCCCCCGGACATCGAACGCCTGGCGCGCGACCTGCCGGAGGTCCAGGCCGTGTACCTCATCGCCGGCGACCCGGACGCCCTGTGCCACATCCGCGCCCGCGACGTGACCCACCTGCGCCAGGTGATCGACGCGATCCGCGTGTCGGGCGGCGTGGTGGGCACGAAGACGTTCATCACGCTGGGCAGCTCGACGGAGGCCGTGGTGTGA